A window of Cervus elaphus chromosome 23, mCerEla1.1, whole genome shotgun sequence genomic DNA:
GGTTGGTAGTCCCTCCTCCACTTAGTCCTGTCTTGAAGGTACTGAGGGAGAGGATGTAATTTATGACACTAGTAATCTTCTCTAATGATGTGCGGTTGTCTTGCCAGATACCTTTGTTGAGGGAGATGCAATAACCCATTTCAGCACATGTATTCACTGTCCATAATGTATTTTGGAGCATCTACATGGAGAAGGGGTCATTTCTTCTTTGgctgagcaaaaaaaaatacttttggaccattagtagaaaaaaaaaagagatgcctATAGGCAACATAAAAATGTTTGTAAGATTCTGGTTTCAAGTAATTTCTGTTTCCTAAGATGTGACACTGCAGATCCCTGAGTGCACATGTATGCACAGGagaatacacacatgtgtattatGGGACATTATATGGCAGGAACTGAGATCACTAATAAACTTGTCAGCTCTCCCTTACCAGCACTGCACTCTGCCTGCACACAGAGGATGTTCAGTAAACATGCGTctgtgttcagctgctcagtcatgtctgactctttgcagccccatggactgtagcccaccaggctcctctggccatggaacttctcaggcaagaatactggagtgggttgccatttccatctccatgtgatcttcccaacccagggatcgaacccacctctcctatgtctcctgaattgcaggcagattctttaccgcctgagccatcagggaagcccctcaggaaATGTTAGGCGAGTTCATGAATTAACTGCTGAACAAGGAACTGCGTGGTGACATTGGATTTTGATTTTGAGGCCCAGCCCAGGAGTGCAATCTCTGAATGTGAAACCCTTAAGTGACTCAGCCAGAAGGACACAAGGCACGTGTGCTATGCAGGTGGCCCTGGCACCCTGCTTCTTGCCCGTGACCCCTATTGCTTCCATGCGTCTCCACGCCTGGTGTCCAAAAGCCTACCTGCACCTGCGATTCTCGGTTGAGGGCTGTCCTGGGCCCTCCATTCTGCCTGACAGGGGTTGGTGGGTCAACACCCAGCTCCCACGCCCTTGGGCAGGGTAACTGAAGACTGAGTTCCACCCCGTCTCCCAGAGCCCCAGGGGATGGGGGCCTAGTGCCAACCGCCCACGTGGCCAACGCACCTCTCCTCTCTGATGCCCTGCTGCCTCCACCTCCATCTCCTGCCCTCCTGGCGCTTCCTGGGACCACGTCCCCAGAAATGACATCAGATCCTTGCTGCAGGGTCAGCTTCTTGGGGAACCCAAACTGAGACAGACACCTTTAATCACCTGACTTCTAACAAAGCACCCCTCATGCAATCGTGTGCTTGTGCCTGAAACGCGGTGAAAACAAGCCGATCCATCACCTGACACGTTTCAGGTGTGACATCCAGACTCTGACCCTCTAATGAGCCCCGCGATGCCCCAAGACAAAGGGCTCGTCTACTTTCTTAAATGAGCTCAGCTCAGTGGCTGTTAGCAGGGCACCCCTGTCCTGAGCAAGGCTGGCCCACCTGCAAGCCCAAGGCCCCTGTTAATCAGACAAAGGATGTGcaagcaaataaaacattttaattaaggcTTCATCGGCAAGCCAGATGGGCCAACCATGGTCTAATCCAAAGAACCTTGTATCCTCACCCTTGTAGCCTCTGTTCTAAAATATCCAAGCATGTGTCCTCAGGGGCCCAGAGACACCTCCTCCCGGTTAGCTCAGGCACTAGAGGATCCCTTCTCTCCCAGTTTCTTCTTGTTTGCCTTCGTCTTTTCAATCGTGGTCTCCACAATGACAGCAGTCTCTTCGTACGTCTGGATGCTCTCAGTGGAAAACTTCTCTatggattccatcacctccaccttcTCGTAGGCCAGCTTCCTGGGAGGGCTTCTCGCCGGCCGGCTGCTGCTCTGAGCCCCATGCCCTTCGGGCCCACCCAGAGTGACCTGAGGCCCTTGAGACCGGGGTGTAGACGGCCCCTCTGGACCAGGTGCCACCATGGGACAGGGCCCTctggccccctcctcctccttctggccATCCTGTTTCTCCtggaggccctttagttctttggCGTTTTTCTCATCCCCTTTGTCTGCAGGGTGCGGGGTGGGAGGGCGTCCATCTTCTTTCCCTTCAGGggccccctcttcctccttcagaCCGTCTTCTTTCCCCTCAGGGGGCTCTCCTTCATCCTTCAGACCGTCTTCTTTCCCCTCAGGGGGCCCCCCTTCATCCTTCAGACCATCTTCTTTCCCCTCAGGGGACCCCCCTTCATCCTTCAGACCGTCTTCTTTCCCCTCAGGGGGCCCCCCTTCATCCTTCAGACCATCTTCTTTCTCCGGGGGAGGCCCCTGTCCGTCCTCCAGAGGGGGCTCAGGCGGCTGGGGAGAGGGTTCCACGCCGCTGTCAGGACGCACAGAGTCTTCCCCCTTAGAAACCACCACGCCCCCTTTGGCTGGGACAGAGAAGACACAGAAGCCAGGATCTATGAAACTGGCATCTCCAGAGACCATCACGTACCGCCCTTTGGTGTACAGGTCAGCAGGGGGCTCGGGTTCTCTGGGGCCTTTCACCTTCTCCTTGATCATCTTGCCTAGCTTCTCAAAGGCTTTGCTTATCTTGCCTCCATCTGGGACATCCTCCGGAGCCCCGTCCTGGGTTGGAGGACTTGCTTCTTCATCCCCAGGTTCAAGCTTAGACTCGCCCTCTTCTTTGAGTACCTCCTGCCCCGGCTTCATGTCCCCTGGACCTCTAAGCGGTGTCTCTTCCAGAATTTCATCTGCTCTGTCTTTCGCTACCATCTCCTTTTTCCTCGGAAGGTTCTTGGGGAGGcctttgagtcttggtttcactGCAGTTATGTCCTGCACAGCCCTGGTGAgatctttgaaaaaagaaaaaaggaggtgGGTGCAATGAGTCAAGGCcaatgaaagaggaagaaaaagtatttgttgaaaaataCATGCCTAGCACTGGGGTGGGGTTTACTGGTTGGCTGGTTGGCAACAGGGTAGAATCTCTGGGTCCTAAGCATTCATGGCCCACACTGAGGACCCAGCCCTGCCGGCTGCTGTGTGAATTTGGGATGAGTCACTTGGCCCCTCCAGGCTTGCAGAGCAGAGGGGAGGCCCCCACAGTTCCCTTCACACTGGGTACAACTTACTGAGATCCATGTTTCTCCTGCAATAACACTCTGTGGGAGCAGggcctctgccccaccccagcaCCCTCACCTCGAGGTCACAGGGGACACTTGGATCCAGACCAGACCAGGAAATCCAGTCCAAAGAGTCACTGTCACCTCAGGCTTCCCCAAAGGAGCAACTCAGAGTCACCCCGCCTTCCTCTGCTGGGTTTGGAATAGCCTCCAGGCACACCCTTGTCCCCCCTGCACCCCAAGCCAGATAAACACCGCCACTCCTTGCTCACCATCCCCTTCCTCCTGTGCAACAAGAGGAAGCAATGCTCTTAAACCCAGAATGGGAATCCCCTGGGTCAGAGGCCACATTCACTGCTTCAGACCAGCCAAGAGGAGAAACTTAAAGTTTCAGAAAGGACAAAGTTTCACCATGTCTCATCCAAAAGGTGGGCTTTTagttccaggtggcactagtggtaaaaaaaaaaaaaaaaacaaactgtctgccagtgcaggagacataagagacacgagttcgatccctcggtcagaagattcccctggaggagggcagggcaacccactccagtaatcttgcctggagaatcccatgaacagaagaggctggcaggctagagtccatgttgtcacaaaagagtcggacacgtctgaagtgacttagcacacacacacacacacatccaaaaAGCTTTCGAGATTTACTAACAGAgtgattttttaactttttcacccCAAAGTCTTCTCCAGACACCCTCCTCCCTTTGTTAACCAGAGGACTTGGGTTCACAGAGCCAGGGCATCCCATAGGGGTGACCCTCAATGACAGAGCAGAGTGAGCAGGCATGGCAGGTGCAGGCCATGAAGCCATGGGGGAGGGACGCAAGGGGGACATGTCAAAGCAGGTGGCCAGGAGCAGGTATGCAGAAGAGGGTGCTTGCAGGACCAGCTGCTGGATTTCAGGGCCTGCTGTTCAAAACTGTGAAGAATTTCCAGATTGCAACAGCAAAGCATCAAACCCAGCACCCTGTGCACAGCTACAGGCCCCTGAAGCCAGCCTGGGTGTCTGGGGACCCGTGCCCCTTCTCCCATCTCCACAAAGCCCTCTGAGCTTTCTGAGACCCTGGGATTTGACAGCACTGTAAGCCAGGCTTTCCTTCCTCCAGGCACTGTTCTGTTCGGTCCTGACTGGGGAGACTGAGCCATGAGTGGACATCTCACAAGTGTAGGAAACCATCCCCAAAGGACCAAGTGTTGAAGGCAGAAGCTCCACTGCCCACCAAGCTCTTCCTGCTCAGTTTTGAATGGAAGAGAAAACGAACAAAAGTTGAGCATCTACTCTGCTCCTGATGCTAGATTAAGCACCTTTGCTTAAAACAGTTCATttcactgggggagggggagggtggatAGATACATTTCATTATCTACTTCTTGCCAAAGTAAATGTTAATTGCAATTTTCTCCCCAATTAAATGCCTCGTGCTCATGGATGGTGACCTCTCGCATGGCCTGACTTTCTCCTTGTAAACTTTTAGACTCAGTCACTCAGCACCAGTGGGAGGACATCAGCAAGGGCGAGGAGGGACCCCACATAAAAGCACTGAATTTCCAGCTGGATCAGAAAGGAGCATGAATGTTGCATTCAGGGACAAAGTCGCttgattttttccattttcctaggACAGAAAATAGAACAAGCCAGAGTTGGGGACTCACCTTTCCCACCATGCCGAGGGCTGAGGGAGGCCCCATGGCTCGCAGTGTACAGGGTGATTGGAGTCTCAATGAAGGCAGAGCTCAGCCTGGCAGGAAGAACCAGAAAGAGGGAGGTCACCATCGTTAAGTCATCAAGCCAAACAGAATGGGGTTGGGGGGTAAGAGGGAGGCTCTAGTGTCCAGCAAAAATGAATAAGGCTTCCTCTAGATCCAACAGCTCAAGAACCATGAATGTACTCACACATTGTATGATGATGGGAAGGTCAAGTCATAAACTGtgaaacacacataaaaaatgGTAAGGTAGAAATGACTGATAATCTAAATATGCCCCTTTTCTGTTGAACAGGAGTTCTctgtgttttggggtttttttttttaaataagagatggtttcccaggtggctcagtggtaaagaatccacctggcaatacaggagctgcaggagacataagtttgatccctgggtgggaaagatcccctgcaggaggcaatggctacccactccagtattcctgcctggagaatttcatggacaggtgagcctggtgggctatagaccttaagatcgcaaagagtcagacacgactgagcatgcacaccacCCCTAAAATAAGAGAATGGCCAGCCCAGGATCAATTATTTATGGCAACCAGGATATGATTCTCcaacttgttttttaaagaatagtttcTATAACCAGAGAGAGCAGGAAGATAAAAGCAATTGAGACAAAATGTAAATAGCTAGTGAATCTAAGAGGATTCATAATTTCCTTGCTCTGGGCCTGCAACACTTCTATCAGcatgaaattatatcaaaattaagagttctatataaacacacaaaagaGGTATCCAGTTACCTTTTGATGAAGTCCTGCCTCCAAACCAAAACTTTTCACAAAGACATTTAAATACCAGTTCAAGATattttgtatatgtgtgcatgaaGCATTCACTGTGACATAAATATAATTGAGTTCAGCACAACACATTGACCGGAactagagaaaacaaaagaaaatcttccTTTTCCTGTGACACATTACAGCACTCATATGTCAAGACAGAGCGCCAGAGAGAGGACAGCAGTGTCCCTGGGGGGACACCCAGGTGTTTCTCTTTTACCTCAGTCTAAACCCCCccaaacacactcacacattgCATGATGATGGGAAGGTCAATCATAAACTGtgaaacacacataaaaaatgGTAAGGTAGAAATTGCTGATAATCTAAATATGCCACTTCTCTGCTGAACAGGAGTTCTTTGTTTTGGgggctttttaaaataagagagggcttcccaggtgcctcagtggtaaagaaccctcctgccaacacaggagccacaggagatataagttaaatccctgggttggtggaaagatcccctggagaaggcagtggctacccactccagtatccctgccaggagaatcccatggacagagaagcctggcgggctaggcTGAACTGAAGAATCTCCACTTAATAGAGAAGCAGAGTCCTTACACTGGGAGGCTGGCCTCAATCCATTCTCCACACATCTAGGGCTATAGGTACACAGGTGGATACAGCCATATATGTAGGCATGGGTACAGATAGGAATAATGGAGACACCAGTGtagatgtgtgtgtacataaagaTGATGCAGATGCTGATGGTTTATACATGTACATAAAGACGACAGAGGTATATACAGTTTATGCATGTACATAAAAACAACAGAGATGTAGACaggttatacatgtacataaagATGACAGAGACGTAGATAGATTATGCATGTTCATAAAAATGATGGAGATGTAGACAgcttatatatgtacataaaaatgTTGGAGGTATAGACAGTTTATGCATGTACATAAAGACAATGGAGATGTAGTCAGTTTATACATGTACATAAAAATGATGGAGATGTATACAGCTTATATAGGTACATAAAAATGATGGAGATGTAGACAGCTTATACACATACATGAAAACCATGGAGGTATaaaggttagtagaaggaaagaaatct
This region includes:
- the BFSP1 gene encoding filensin isoform X1, whose product is MFRRSYVFQTRKEQYERAEEAPRAAEPDRLAEARAAAPNLAALQGLGERVAAHVQRARALEQRHAVLRRQLDAFQRLDELAGPEDALARHVEGNRQRARDLAAERTRLERQGAEAQRALDEFRSKYENECECQLLLKEMLERLNKEADEALLRNLRLQIEAQFLQDDISAAKDRYKKNLLEIQTYVTILQQIIQTTPQAAAITSGMREEKLLTEREAAALQCQLEDGREMLCLLQAQRTELQAQTAALEQAIRDAHECYDDEIQLYNEQIDTLRKEIEEAERSLERSSYDCRQLVVAQQTLRNELDRYHRIIENEGNRLSSAFIETPITLYTASHGASLSPRHGGKDLTRAVQDITAVKPRLKGLPKNLPRKKEMVAKDRADEILEETPLRGPGDMKPGQEVLKEEGESKLEPGDEEASPPTQDGAPEDVPDGGKISKAFEKLGKMIKEKVKGPREPEPPADLYTKGRYVMVSGDASFIDPGFCVFSVPAKGGVVVSKGEDSVRPDSGVEPSPQPPEPPLEDGQGPPPEKEDGLKDEGGPPEGKEDGLKDEGGSPEGKEDGLKDEGGPPEGKEDGLKDEGEPPEGKEDGLKEEEGAPEGKEDGRPPTPHPADKGDEKNAKELKGLQEKQDGQKEEEGARGPCPMVAPGPEGPSTPRSQGPQVTLGGPEGHGAQSSSRPARSPPRKLAYEKVEVMESIEKFSTESIQTYEETAVIVETTIEKTKANKKKLGEKGSSSA
- the BFSP1 gene encoding filensin isoform X2, with protein sequence MLERLNKEADEALLRNLRLQIEAQFLQDDISAAKDRYKKNLLEIQTYVTILQQIIQTTPQAAAITSGMREEKLLTEREAAALQCQLEDGREMLCLLQAQRTELQAQTAALEQAIRDAHECYDDEIQLYNEQIDTLRKEIEEAERSLERSSYDCRQLVVAQQTLRNELDRYHRIIENEGNRLSSAFIETPITLYTASHGASLSPRHGGKDLTRAVQDITAVKPRLKGLPKNLPRKKEMVAKDRADEILEETPLRGPGDMKPGQEVLKEEGESKLEPGDEEASPPTQDGAPEDVPDGGKISKAFEKLGKMIKEKVKGPREPEPPADLYTKGRYVMVSGDASFIDPGFCVFSVPAKGGVVVSKGEDSVRPDSGVEPSPQPPEPPLEDGQGPPPEKEDGLKDEGGPPEGKEDGLKDEGGSPEGKEDGLKDEGGPPEGKEDGLKDEGEPPEGKEDGLKEEEGAPEGKEDGRPPTPHPADKGDEKNAKELKGLQEKQDGQKEEEGARGPCPMVAPGPEGPSTPRSQGPQVTLGGPEGHGAQSSSRPARSPPRKLAYEKVEVMESIEKFSTESIQTYEETAVIVETTIEKTKANKKKLGEKGSSSA